The sequence GGGGTTTCCTACCTTATTAATCCTTAATGCCAACGGCACAAAAATACGCGATCTTCCCCTCACCTTTGATCCAGAAGCCTTTAAATCTCTTCTCAGCCAAAAACTTTAGCGCCCACCAACACAAGCAGAACACACAACTGCAATTGCGCGTTTTTGCACTTGCCCCCGTGCGGGGCATTTGCCATCCTTCAACCCCCTGACGCCTTCACTCCTATTTTGAGCACGCCATGACCGCCGCCGAATATCAACAGGCTACCAATTTTCTATTGCCACTCGAACACTCAGCCCCCCCGTTAAAGATTGCATTACTGGGCTATCGGAGCGCACCGTTCGTTGGTGGACAAGGCATATACCTGAAATACCTTAGCAAGGCATTGGTTCAAATTGGCCACCACGTTACGATCTATTCGGGCCAACCGTACCCCGAGGTCCCCCAAGGTGTAACACTCGTTAAGGTGCCTAGCCTCGACTTATTTGCCGCCGAGAATCACGCCACCGCCTTGCGCTGGCATCACCTACGCTCACTGACAGACCTATCGGAATGGTGGACCATGCTAACCGGCGGTTTTGGCGAGCCCTATACCTTTAGCCGACGTATAGCCAAACTATTAGCCCACAGCGACTACGACATTATTCATGACAACCAAAGCCTAGGCTTTGGCTTGATAGAGCTTCAGCAGCGCGGTAAGTGCGTGGTCAGCACTATTCATCATCCCATTCATCGCGACAGAGAAACCGCTGTCGCTGCGGCCCCCAATTGGCAGCATCGCCTATTGGCGAAACGCTGGTACAGCTTTTTAACGATGCAAGAAAAGGTCGTGCGGCAACTCAAGCACATCACAACCGTATCGAAAACCTCTGCAATCGATATCAACCGTTACTTTAACTGCCGTGATAATGTGCACTTAATTCCAAACGGAATCGATACCACCCTATTCAAACCGTTGATGATATCGAAAAAAGCGTACCGATTAATCACTACAGCGTCGTCGGACCAACCCGTTAAAGGGCTAACCGTACTGCTTAGAGCGTTCGCGATAGTCGTAAAGCAATACCCGGATGCACACCTGCGCATAATTGGTACATTAAAAAAAGGGGGGGACGCCGAACAGCTGATAACAGCGTTACAGCTCAGCAATCATCTATCGTTTAGATCCAACCTTTCAACAGAGGCGTTAGCCCGAGAGTACAACAAGGCCTCTGTGGCGGTATGTCCATCGCTGTATGAAGGTTTCGGCTTACCCGCTGGCGAAGCCATGGCCTGCGGGCTCCCTGTTGTAAGTAGTAACGGAGGGGCCTTGCCAGAAGTTGTCGGCGAAGCCGGAATTATTGTAGAGGCAGGCAATAGCCAAGCACTTGCCGAAGGCATAGAACAACTCTTTTCGAACCCCGACCTCGCGCACTCTTTTAGCCGCGTTGCACGCCAGCGCGTACTAGAAAAATTTTGCTGGAATCGCGTCGCAGAACAAATGACACTCTACTACCATTCAATTTTGGCGAACCCTTAGTGCTAACACTAGACCCTAACAAACTCCCCCTTAAACAGGGCGACACCGTACTCGATCTTGGCTGCGGCGAAGGCCGACATACCTTGGGCCTCGCTTATCTGCATCAGCAAGAGGCCATTTCATTCGTTGGTTTAGACTTAAACTTTACCGACCTTCAAACCGCTAGCGGGCGCTTATGTGAACAACAACTAAACGATCCGCAGCATTTGCGCCGCGCGAATACAACTTTTATCACCGGCAACGGCTTAATTTTACCTTTCAGAGATAACAGTTTTGACCACGTCGTGTGTTCCGAGGTGCTCGAACATATTCCCGATTTTGAGGCAATGTTGCTGGAAATACACCGGGTACTAAAACCAGGCGGAAATCTATGTGTCAGCGTGCCCCGCGCATGGCCCGAAAAAATATGCTGGAGGCTAGAGCAGCGCTATCACCAAGTGGAAGGCGGCCACGTACGCATTTTTAATGGCCACACCCTTCAACACCTTATTGCTGCGAACGGCTATCAGCTTCATTCACGACATTGGGCTCACGCACTCCACGTTCCCTACTGGTG is a genomic window of Teredinibacter purpureus containing:
- a CDS encoding glycosyltransferase family 4 protein, whose amino-acid sequence is MTAAEYQQATNFLLPLEHSAPPLKIALLGYRSAPFVGGQGIYLKYLSKALVQIGHHVTIYSGQPYPEVPQGVTLVKVPSLDLFAAENHATALRWHHLRSLTDLSEWWTMLTGGFGEPYTFSRRIAKLLAHSDYDIIHDNQSLGFGLIELQQRGKCVVSTIHHPIHRDRETAVAAAPNWQHRLLAKRWYSFLTMQEKVVRQLKHITTVSKTSAIDINRYFNCRDNVHLIPNGIDTTLFKPLMISKKAYRLITTASSDQPVKGLTVLLRAFAIVVKQYPDAHLRIIGTLKKGGDAEQLITALQLSNHLSFRSNLSTEALAREYNKASVAVCPSLYEGFGLPAGEAMACGLPVVSSNGGALPEVVGEAGIIVEAGNSQALAEGIEQLFSNPDLAHSFSRVARQRVLEKFCWNRVAEQMTLYYHSILANP
- a CDS encoding class I SAM-dependent methyltransferase; the encoded protein is MLTLDPNKLPLKQGDTVLDLGCGEGRHTLGLAYLHQQEAISFVGLDLNFTDLQTASGRLCEQQLNDPQHLRRANTTFITGNGLILPFRDNSFDHVVCSEVLEHIPDFEAMLLEIHRVLKPGGNLCVSVPRAWPEKICWRLEQRYHQVEGGHVRIFNGHTLQHLIAANGYQLHSRHWAHALHVPYWWLRCLFWDRGEHFFPVKFYHTLLVWDLFKKPWLTQTLDKILNPFMGKSLVLYFTKKI